One window of the Anopheles cruzii chromosome 2, idAnoCruzAS_RS32_06, whole genome shotgun sequence genome contains the following:
- the LOC128279015 gene encoding uncharacterized protein LOC128279015, whose translation MSNADSKPTESTFCQIMKPIYYVSKLTGLWPQSFIQSSPGVTVLDIGYVIFIYALFGYLIAINMSTKLWDYYMTPFGSEILRYGLQTHLVNGLCLGVLIITTNVVQYRRKWEYMSLLDAITKVVEQEFHVKSPVRVVQLFIAFIIFWENAYLWLVLSGYYFLIDRTLNIRTSYLYTSYYVMNVSMLALINEYTYLIVHIRRLMTIVNRLLKQLLLNDAESELILLDKGRKTKTPTIAYDEIFTIYGQIGKDFVNGGIQTKPNKATKTFVVPPASAGFNKLSATTVYNTFVTQLKIDSESSMDSILKSLNRLSVLHYHLCDAIRLVNRISSLPMMLQFGAMFVFLVFGLFTIYKAFNSGTWAFKIMAVANASWIAFYLVGILTVITATSAATTAGRATGDIIHQIIRKHQNHFTSDVIERLSTMSLQIKMREMSFSCGLFQFDWQLFSSILSACAMYLVFLIQFDVTPPLGLSSGNLTLPSIEILNIPTGDGE comes from the exons ATGAGCAACGCGGACAGTAAGCCAACGGAGAGTACGTTCTGTCAGATTATGAAGCCCATCTACTACGTATCGAAGTTGACCGGGTTGTGGCCACAGTCTTTTATCCAGTCGTCGCCCGGTGTAACGGTGCTCGACATTGGCTACGTCATTTTTATCTACGCCCTGTTTGGGTACCTCATCGCCATCAACATGAGCACGAAGCTGTGGGACTACTACATGACACCGTTTGGGTCGGAAATCCTTCGGTACGGATTGCAGACTCATCTAGTGAATGGGCTGTGTCTTG GTGTACTAATAATCACCACAAACGTTGTACAGTACCGAAGAAAGTGGGAATACATGAGCTTGCTGGACGCAATAACGAAGGTAGTCGAACAGGAGTTTCACGTCAAAAGTCCTGTGAGAGTTGTGCAACT TTTCATAGCGTTCATTATATTTTGGGAAAACGCGTACCTCTGGTTGGTGTTGAGTGGTTACTACTTTTTGATAGACAGAACTTTAAACATAAGAACCAGCTATCTCTACACTTCTTACTACGTAATGAACGTCTCCATGCTGGCTCTCATCAACGAGTATACTTATTTGATTGTACACATCCGTCGGCTCATGACGATTGTAAACAGGCTGCTGAAGCAGTTACTGTTGAACGATGCCGAAAGTGAGCTGATTCTACTCGACAAGGGtcgcaaaaccaaaacgcCAACCATCGCGTACGATGAGATTTTTACAATTTACGGACAAATCGGAAAGGACTTTGTGAACGGTGGAAtccaaacgaaaccaaacaagGCAACAAAGACCTTCGTGGTGCCTCCGGCGTCGGCAGGATTCAACAAACTCTCGGCGACTACCGTTTATAACAC CTTTGTCACTCAGCTGAAGATCGACAGCGAGTCCAGCATGGATTCGATACTAAAATCGCTGAACCGCCTTTCCGTACTGCACTATCACCTGTGCGATGCGATCCGGCTGGTCAATCGCATATCGTCGCTCCCGATGATGCTACAGTTCGGGGCTATGTTTGTGTTTCTAGTATTTGGCCTATTCACCATCTACAA AGCATTCAACTCCGGAACGTGGGCATTCAAAATTATGGCCGTGGCTAACGCTTCGTGGATTGCGTTCTACTTGGTGGGAATTTTGACCGTCATTACGGCCACCTCGGCGGCCACGACAGCGGGCCGCGCTACGGGCGATATTATCCACCAGATTATACGAAAGCATCAGAACCACTTCACGAGCGACGTAATCGAGAGG CTTTCCACAATGTcactgcaaataaaaatgcgcGAAATGTCCTTCTCCTGCGGCTTATTCCAGTTCGATTGGCAACTGTTTAGCTCG ATACTTTCAGCTTGCGCAATGTACCTCGTGTTTCTGATTCAGTTCGACGTGACACCCCCGCTTGGGCTATCATCGGGCAATCTAACCTTGCCGTCCATCGAAATACTCAACATTCCGACTGGCGACGGTGAATAG